In the genome of Microbacterium endophyticum, one region contains:
- the coaA gene encoding type I pantothenate kinase produces MHNRTVVTDERGYDGAVPEPLETAALYREIARDEWSRMAADMPQPLTQSEIVQLRGIGDRLDLDEVREVYAPLSRLLSLYAKSTKRLGADTSAFLGEADTTTPFVVGVAGSVAVGKSTIARLLRELMSRWADTPRVELVTTDGFLYPNAELERRGLMDRKGFPESYDRRALVEFLTEVKSGAPEVRAPFYSHMRYDIVPDAHVTVRRPDVVIVEGLTVLQPPPAPNDIAVSDLFDFSIYVDADTAHIEKWYVDRFLALRESAFSDPNSFFRVFAELSDEDAVAQALQFWNEINLPNLDENVLPTRHRASLVLQKGASHAVDRVLLRKL; encoded by the coding sequence ATGCACAATCGCACTGTCGTAACCGACGAGCGTGGCTACGATGGTGCGGTGCCCGAACCTTTGGAGACCGCGGCGTTGTACCGCGAGATCGCCCGCGACGAATGGTCGCGGATGGCAGCCGACATGCCGCAGCCGCTGACGCAGAGCGAAATCGTGCAGCTGCGGGGTATTGGTGACCGCCTCGACCTCGACGAAGTGCGCGAGGTATACGCGCCACTCAGCCGGCTGCTGTCGTTGTATGCAAAGTCAACGAAGCGACTCGGCGCCGACACGAGCGCGTTTCTCGGCGAAGCCGATACGACAACGCCGTTTGTCGTCGGAGTTGCTGGCTCTGTTGCCGTCGGCAAATCCACGATCGCCAGGCTTTTGCGCGAACTTATGAGCCGGTGGGCTGACACCCCTCGCGTCGAACTCGTCACGACTGACGGTTTTCTCTACCCCAACGCTGAGCTTGAGCGTCGCGGCCTGATGGACCGTAAAGGGTTTCCCGAGTCCTACGATCGCCGCGCGCTCGTCGAGTTTCTCACTGAGGTGAAGTCGGGTGCGCCCGAGGTGCGTGCGCCGTTTTATTCGCACATGCGTTACGACATCGTGCCCGACGCACACGTCACGGTCCGTCGCCCGGATGTCGTGATCGTGGAGGGGCTCACGGTGCTGCAGCCCCCGCCGGCGCCCAACGATATTGCCGTATCTGACCTGTTCGACTTCTCCATCTATGTCGACGCAGACACCGCTCATATCGAGAAATGGTACGTCGACCGCTTCCTCGCCCTGCGTGAGTCAGCCTTCAGCGACCCGAACTCTTTTTTTCGCGTCTTCGCTGAACTTTCTGACGAGGATGCCGTGGCCCAAGCACTGCAGTTCTGGAACGAGATCAACCTCCCGAACCTCGATGAGAACGTGCTGCCGACACGTCACCGCGCTTCATTGGTGCTGCAGAAAGGCGCTAGCCACGCCGTAGATCGCGTGTTGCTTCGCAAGCTCTAG
- the tsaD gene encoding tRNA (adenosine(37)-N6)-threonylcarbamoyltransferase complex transferase subunit TsaD, translating into MNRSEPLVLGIETSCDETGIGIVRGRALLSNTIASSMDEHARFGGVVPEVAARAHLEALQPSIEAALAEAEVSLNEIDAVAVTSGPGLAGALMVGVGAAKALAVGLNKPLYAVNHLVGHIAADILDVTAAPLEYPTVALLVSGGHTSLLLVHDLTGDVELLGETVDDAAGEAFDKVARILGLPYPGGPEIDRAAATGNPDAIRFPRGLSRASDREKHRYDFSFSGLKTAVARWIEQREAAGQPVPVADVAASFREAVVDVLVTKALDACQQYGVPRLLLGGGVIANRRLRDVATARGEAAGVTVRIPPLSLCTDNGAMIAALAAELIMSGREPSTLAFGADSTLPVTEIHVAAST; encoded by the coding sequence GTGAACCGCAGTGAACCTCTTGTGCTGGGCATCGAAACCAGCTGCGACGAAACCGGCATCGGGATCGTCCGGGGTCGTGCGCTCCTGAGTAATACCATCGCATCGAGCATGGACGAGCACGCCCGCTTTGGGGGCGTCGTACCGGAGGTCGCTGCCCGCGCGCACCTCGAGGCTCTGCAGCCGAGCATCGAAGCAGCGCTCGCCGAGGCTGAGGTGTCGCTGAATGAAATCGACGCCGTCGCCGTGACATCCGGCCCGGGGCTTGCCGGCGCGCTCATGGTCGGCGTTGGTGCGGCGAAAGCACTCGCGGTGGGCCTGAATAAGCCGCTCTATGCCGTCAACCATCTCGTCGGGCATATCGCTGCCGACATCCTCGACGTCACTGCTGCGCCGCTCGAATATCCCACTGTGGCGCTCCTGGTCAGTGGCGGACACACCTCGCTTCTGCTCGTCCACGACCTCACGGGCGATGTCGAGTTGCTCGGTGAGACTGTCGATGACGCCGCAGGCGAAGCGTTCGACAAGGTCGCGCGTATTCTTGGCCTGCCGTACCCGGGCGGACCCGAAATCGACCGCGCCGCTGCCACCGGAAACCCTGATGCAATCCGGTTCCCGCGAGGTCTCTCTCGCGCTTCGGATCGGGAAAAGCACCGGTACGACTTCTCCTTTTCTGGGCTCAAAACTGCGGTCGCACGGTGGATCGAGCAGCGGGAGGCCGCGGGGCAGCCTGTCCCCGTCGCCGATGTCGCCGCATCATTTCGTGAAGCAGTCGTCGACGTGCTCGTAACGAAAGCTCTCGATGCGTGCCAACAGTACGGGGTGCCGCGACTGCTGCTGGGCGGGGGAGTCATCGCCAATCGGCGCCTCCGCGACGTCGCCACGGCGCGCGGCGAGGCCGCCGGCGTCACTGTGCGCATCCCGCCGCTCAGTCTCTGCACCGATAATGGCGCCATGATCGCAGCACTCGCCGCCGAACTCATCATGTCGGGACGAGAACCATCGACGCTTGCGTTCGGGGCTGACTCCACTCTTCCCGTCACCGAGATTCACGTGGCGGCGAGCACATGA
- the tsaB gene encoding tRNA (adenosine(37)-N6)-threonylcarbamoyltransferase complex dimerization subunit type 1 TsaB has protein sequence MILGIDTSLGTELALVDPDGVVRAEAASRDALGHAEVIGTLLVSVLADATTAAAVGSPVPAGSDNAGSEIAVTHVASGMGPGPFTGLRIGIAAARAFALARGIPVIPVPSHDAVALEALMAAALTGSEPERFAVVTDARRREFAYTVYDGIDDDGLPLRVAGPALVPRDDIDATVAALGARRLDATRVPAAFIGLVAARAIAAGREVADAEPLYLRSPDVTLGHIPKKVGV, from the coding sequence GTGATCCTTGGCATCGATACTTCTCTCGGCACGGAGCTTGCTCTCGTCGACCCCGACGGTGTTGTGCGCGCGGAAGCGGCCAGTCGCGATGCTCTGGGGCACGCCGAAGTCATCGGCACACTGCTCGTGAGCGTGCTCGCCGACGCCACCACAGCGGCCGCCGTCGGAAGCCCCGTTCCCGCGGGTTCAGATAATGCGGGTTCGGAGATTGCCGTGACGCACGTGGCTTCTGGAATGGGGCCGGGGCCCTTCACTGGTCTTCGCATCGGCATTGCGGCCGCTCGGGCTTTCGCGCTTGCGCGCGGCATCCCGGTCATTCCCGTGCCGAGCCACGATGCTGTTGCCCTCGAAGCACTCATGGCTGCGGCTCTTACCGGTTCGGAGCCGGAGCGCTTTGCCGTCGTCACCGACGCGCGGCGACGTGAGTTCGCATATACCGTCTATGACGGCATCGACGACGATGGTCTTCCGCTGCGGGTTGCGGGCCCCGCTCTCGTGCCACGCGACGATATTGACGCAACTGTCGCGGCGCTCGGCGCGCGGCGCCTCGATGCCACGCGGGTGCCGGCGGCATTCATCGGCCTCGTTGCCGCACGCGCAATCGCGGCGGGTCGCGAGGTCGCCGATGCTGAACCGCTCTACCTTCGCTCGCCCGATGTGACCCTCGGTCATATTCCGAAGAAGGTCGGGGTATGA
- the tsaE gene encoding tRNA (adenosine(37)-N6)-threonylcarbamoyltransferase complex ATPase subunit type 1 TsaE — translation MSVPAELLGQREISSPEEMHQLGKMLGEALVAGDLIVLTGALGAGKTTLTRGIAEGLGVRGPIQSPTFVIARTHPSLVGGPPLVHADAYRLSSALELDDVDIDAAGSVVIVEWGRDMVEGIRDSWWEIEIERETGGRGADTMCGDLSRVSMELDADSPRIVEISRRP, via the coding sequence ATGAGTGTTCCCGCAGAGCTTCTCGGTCAACGCGAGATCTCATCTCCCGAAGAAATGCACCAACTCGGCAAGATGCTGGGCGAGGCACTCGTCGCGGGCGACCTGATCGTGCTCACTGGGGCACTTGGTGCGGGCAAAACAACGCTGACGCGCGGTATCGCTGAGGGTCTCGGCGTTCGTGGCCCCATCCAGAGCCCCACCTTCGTCATCGCCCGCACTCACCCGTCGCTGGTCGGTGGTCCGCCGTTGGTTCACGCTGACGCGTACCGGCTTTCGTCAGCTCTTGAGCTTGACGATGTCGACATCGACGCTGCGGGCTCGGTCGTCATTGTTGAGTGGGGTCGCGACATGGTCGAAGGCATTCGCGACAGCTGGTGGGAGATTGAGATCGAGCGCGAGACCGGAGGACGCGGTGCCGACACGATGTGCGGTGACCTTTCCCGCGTCTCGATGGAGCTTGATGCCGATTCGCCCCGCATTGTCGAGATTTCTCGCCGCCCGTAG
- a CDS encoding Ppx/GppA phosphatase family protein: MRLGVLDIGSNTVNLLVADARTGVRPVTSTSFRQVLRLMRFLDATGAINPDGVAALEEAATLARQAAEREGVEAFLTIATSALREATNGPETIARVEAITGVPLQVLDGPGEARYTFLAIRRWFGWSAGNILMLDIGGGSLEVAAGADELPDVALSVPLGAGRVTVEFLPEDPPQAADIRRLRDHVREQLAPIRDALADRPQPDHIVGSSKTIRSLARLAGTTQPGWAEEDRLILTRSALKSWIPRMAAMPAEARQQLPGITPERTFQIVGGAVVLHATMKALGVDELEVSPWALREGVLLRYLETVD; the protein is encoded by the coding sequence GTGCGCCTCGGGGTCCTCGATATCGGATCGAACACTGTCAACCTGCTCGTTGCCGACGCTAGAACCGGCGTTCGGCCCGTCACATCGACGTCTTTTCGTCAGGTGTTGCGCCTCATGCGCTTTCTGGATGCCACCGGTGCCATAAACCCCGATGGGGTCGCAGCGCTCGAAGAGGCCGCAACTCTTGCGCGGCAGGCCGCTGAACGCGAAGGTGTCGAGGCGTTTCTCACGATCGCAACCTCAGCGCTGCGCGAAGCGACGAACGGCCCCGAAACGATCGCTCGCGTTGAGGCCATCACGGGTGTGCCGCTGCAGGTTCTCGATGGACCCGGCGAAGCGCGCTACACGTTCCTGGCGATCCGGCGCTGGTTCGGTTGGTCAGCCGGCAACATCCTCATGCTCGACATCGGTGGCGGTTCACTCGAGGTGGCGGCAGGAGCCGATGAACTGCCCGATGTTGCACTGTCGGTGCCGCTCGGCGCCGGGCGCGTGACAGTTGAATTCTTGCCCGAAGATCCGCCGCAGGCGGCCGACATCCGTCGTCTTCGCGATCACGTTCGCGAGCAGTTGGCTCCCATCCGTGATGCGCTCGCGGACCGCCCGCAGCCCGATCACATCGTCGGTTCGTCGAAAACCATCCGCTCGTTGGCTCGCCTGGCGGGCACGACTCAACCCGGTTGGGCTGAAGAGGACCGTCTGATTCTTACGCGTTCAGCCTTGAAGAGCTGGATTCCGCGGATGGCGGCGATGCCGGCCGAGGCACGCCAACAGCTGCCCGGAATCACCCCGGAACGCACCTTTCAGATTGTCGGCGGTGCCGTTGTGCTGCACGCGACGATGAAAGCACTTGGCGTCGACGAACTCGAAGTGAGCCCCTGGGCTCTTCGCGAGGGCGTACTGCTGCGCTACCTCGAAACCGTCGATTGA
- the alr gene encoding alanine racemase encodes MSRLPAGVMREATVDVGAIEANVRHLRRLTDVEVIAVVKADGYGHGAARSATAALDGGATRLGVADIGEALALRRAGIMAPIVAWLHAPGTSFAEAAAAHIELGISSFDQLQQAAAAASFDGPVSVHLKLETGLSRNGIAPEDYRVVFAEAARLERIGKLRVIGIFSHLSNASADEDRAALARFNTGLGVAAAAGIAPPLRHIAATHAAIALPESRLNCVRLGIGIYGLSPFADQTSAELGLRPAMTLRASVAAVRRVPTGTGVSYGYTHRTESETTLALVPLGYADGVPRAASSAGPVQIGGSTFRVAGRIAMDQLVVDVGDSPVAVGDEAVLFGDSTLGVPSADTWADAAGTINYEIVTRIGPRVPRRQVSS; translated from the coding sequence ATGAGCCGATTGCCCGCGGGGGTCATGCGCGAGGCGACAGTCGATGTCGGCGCGATCGAGGCGAATGTCCGCCATCTCAGACGTCTCACAGATGTTGAGGTCATCGCCGTCGTTAAAGCCGACGGCTACGGTCACGGAGCGGCGCGAAGCGCAACGGCCGCACTCGATGGCGGAGCAACCCGTCTGGGGGTTGCCGATATTGGCGAGGCGCTCGCCCTCCGACGAGCCGGCATCATGGCGCCCATCGTTGCGTGGCTGCACGCGCCCGGAACGTCGTTCGCCGAGGCCGCGGCGGCCCATATCGAATTGGGAATCTCAAGTTTCGATCAGCTGCAACAGGCCGCAGCGGCAGCATCGTTTGACGGCCCAGTGAGCGTCCACCTCAAGCTCGAAACCGGCCTCAGTCGAAACGGCATTGCGCCAGAGGATTACCGGGTGGTCTTCGCCGAAGCCGCGCGACTTGAGCGCATCGGCAAGCTCCGCGTCATTGGAATTTTCAGTCACCTCTCGAATGCGTCTGCCGACGAAGATCGGGCAGCTCTCGCGCGATTCAACACGGGCCTCGGTGTCGCGGCAGCCGCGGGAATCGCCCCACCGCTTCGACACATCGCAGCAACGCACGCCGCGATTGCGCTTCCGGAGAGCCGGCTGAACTGTGTGCGTCTCGGCATCGGCATCTACGGTCTCTCGCCTTTCGCCGACCAGACCTCCGCCGAGCTGGGGCTTCGGCCCGCGATGACACTCCGCGCATCCGTCGCGGCAGTGCGTCGCGTGCCAACGGGCACCGGGGTTTCGTACGGCTATACGCACCGCACCGAATCCGAGACCACGCTTGCCCTCGTGCCTCTCGGCTACGCCGACGGTGTGCCGCGCGCAGCATCGAGCGCTGGCCCGGTGCAGATTGGCGGCTCGACCTTCCGTGTTGCTGGCCGAATCGCTATGGACCAGCTTGTTGTCGATGTCGGCGACAGTCCCGTCGCGGTCGGCGACGAAGCGGTTCTCTTCGGCGATTCAACACTCGGTGTTCCCTCGGCCGACACCTGGGCGGATGCCGCAGGCACCATCAATTACGAGATCGTCACTCGAATCGGACCTCGGGTGCCACGCAGACAGGTTTCATCATGA
- the rimI gene encoding ribosomal protein S18-alanine N-acetyltransferase, with amino-acid sequence MTRMRRATVADLDAIMALEEASFPTDAWSSPMMREELSSPHSFYLVLEEEVHTGLAGYAGLRALSGSHDADVQTITVAAASRGKGLGRTLLRALLDEATQRGIRDVFLEVRADNPVAQALYVSEGFVDIGRRPGYYQPDDVDAIVMKCEMSHWHRSVLRVDAEPGTIVT; translated from the coding sequence ATGACTCGGATGCGCCGCGCGACCGTCGCCGACCTCGACGCCATCATGGCGCTCGAAGAGGCGAGTTTTCCGACGGATGCCTGGAGCTCACCCATGATGCGCGAAGAGCTTTCATCGCCGCATAGTTTCTACCTCGTGCTCGAAGAAGAAGTACACACGGGGCTCGCGGGCTACGCGGGTCTTCGCGCGCTTTCGGGTTCGCACGATGCCGACGTTCAGACAATCACGGTTGCTGCGGCATCCCGAGGGAAAGGCCTCGGCCGCACACTCCTGAGAGCTTTGCTCGATGAAGCTACCCAGCGAGGCATCCGCGACGTCTTTCTCGAGGTGCGCGCCGACAATCCGGTCGCACAGGCGCTGTACGTATCGGAAGGCTTTGTCGACATCGGCCGTCGCCCCGGCTATTACCAGCCCGACGATGTGGATGCGATCGTTATGAAGTGCGAGATGTCTCATTGGCACCGATCGGTTCTTCGTGTCGACGCCGAACCGGGGACAATAGTCACGTGA
- a CDS encoding holo-ACP synthase: MIVGIGIDLVDIPRFEAHISRTPKLLERLFSPAERVLKPRSLAARYAAKEALIKALGGSDGVHWTEIEVTPEASGRPWFTLTGSTAEVVAARGISTLHLSMSHDVGFAVAYVVAESATEQETHS; this comes from the coding sequence ATGATCGTCGGAATTGGCATCGACCTCGTTGATATTCCTCGATTCGAGGCTCACATTTCTCGCACGCCCAAGCTGCTCGAGCGACTCTTTTCCCCCGCCGAACGTGTGCTCAAGCCCCGGTCCTTGGCAGCGCGATACGCGGCGAAAGAGGCACTCATCAAAGCCCTCGGCGGGTCTGACGGTGTGCACTGGACCGAAATCGAAGTCACACCGGAGGCGTCGGGTCGGCCGTGGTTCACCTTGACGGGATCGACCGCCGAAGTGGTAGCTGCCCGTGGAATTAGTACGCTCCACCTCTCGATGAGTCATGATGTGGGCTTCGCCGTCGCTTACGTGGTCGCCGAGTCGGCAACCGAACAGGAGACACACTCATGA
- a CDS encoding NADPH-dependent FMN reductase: MTVKVSVVVGNPKPQSRTLKVATTLVEHLFADGTYDLKVIDLADHQSEIFAWPSEEMSALNSHVAESDLVVFASPTYKATYTGLLKAFLDRYPANGLAGVVAIPVLTGADLTHSMGPTVNLAPLLVELGAIVPGRGFYFVASQMDKIDELVAAAASEYRSNFAKFASLAGHGE; this comes from the coding sequence ATGACAGTGAAAGTTTCGGTTGTCGTAGGCAACCCCAAACCCCAATCGCGCACGCTCAAAGTCGCAACCACTCTGGTTGAGCATTTGTTTGCCGATGGCACGTACGACCTCAAAGTCATCGACCTGGCTGACCACCAGAGCGAAATCTTTGCGTGGCCGTCTGAAGAGATGAGCGCGCTCAACTCCCACGTCGCTGAGAGTGATCTGGTCGTTTTCGCGTCTCCGACGTATAAAGCCACCTACACCGGACTGCTCAAGGCGTTCCTCGATCGGTACCCCGCGAACGGACTTGCCGGCGTTGTCGCAATTCCAGTGCTGACAGGTGCTGACCTGACGCACTCGATGGGTCCGACTGTGAATCTTGCACCCCTGCTCGTGGAACTTGGAGCAATCGTGCCTGGTCGTGGCTTCTACTTCGTGGCGAGTCAGATGGACAAGATTGACGAGCTCGTTGCGGCTGCGGCATCCGAGTATCGATCGAATTTCGCCAAGTTTGCCTCGCTCGCAGGCCACGGGGAGTAG
- a CDS encoding class I SAM-dependent methyltransferase, with protein MEMAELTALLTPEGLRLLDEVGPLESTADVASAVSRLRAAGNSPDLVSAVVGQARLRVRARAKFGDFASGMLFTRAGLEQATRLSVAARHAGRFRDAGLTRIADLGCGIGGDALGFAGLGLDVEACDADEVTAAIAAYNLAPFGDAVSVRHSIAEASDLSQVRGAWLDPARRTAGHTETRRVRPTDYSPNLDWVFGLARTMPTGIKLGPGFERDAIPPEIEAQWISVDGATVELVLWSGALARPGIYRSALVVRGDETHEITSEADADDVETRELGEFVHEPEGAVIRARLIGDVARRLQAGMISDGIAYLTSDAALTSPFVRSFRVREELPFDVKSLAKALRARDIGTLEIKKRGVDIDPAVLRTKLKLSGAASATLIVTRVGERRRALLVDRVD; from the coding sequence ATGGAGATGGCAGAGCTCACCGCACTACTCACCCCGGAGGGGCTCCGGCTACTCGACGAGGTCGGTCCGCTCGAATCCACAGCGGATGTCGCGTCTGCCGTGTCACGGTTGCGTGCCGCGGGTAACTCCCCCGATCTTGTCTCCGCCGTTGTAGGTCAGGCACGCTTGCGAGTACGGGCACGCGCGAAATTCGGCGACTTTGCATCCGGCATGCTTTTCACACGTGCCGGCCTCGAACAGGCGACGCGACTATCCGTCGCCGCTCGGCACGCAGGCCGGTTTCGCGACGCGGGCCTCACGCGCATCGCAGATCTCGGTTGCGGCATCGGTGGTGACGCGCTTGGTTTCGCGGGCCTCGGGCTCGATGTCGAAGCGTGCGATGCCGATGAAGTCACAGCAGCTATCGCCGCGTACAACCTCGCGCCCTTCGGCGACGCAGTGAGCGTGCGGCACAGCATTGCCGAGGCATCCGATCTCTCCCAGGTGCGAGGAGCATGGCTCGACCCCGCTCGACGAACCGCCGGCCACACCGAGACACGGCGCGTGCGTCCCACCGACTACTCGCCGAATCTCGACTGGGTTTTTGGGCTGGCACGTACGATGCCGACGGGCATCAAGCTCGGACCAGGATTCGAACGCGACGCGATTCCGCCCGAGATCGAAGCGCAGTGGATCAGCGTGGATGGCGCGACGGTCGAGCTCGTGCTGTGGTCGGGCGCGCTCGCTCGACCCGGAATCTATCGCTCCGCTCTTGTTGTCCGAGGCGATGAAACCCACGAAATCACATCGGAGGCCGATGCCGATGACGTCGAGACGCGCGAACTCGGCGAGTTCGTGCATGAGCCCGAGGGCGCCGTCATTCGCGCCCGCCTCATCGGTGACGTGGCCCGTCGCCTGCAGGCCGGGATGATCTCTGACGGCATCGCCTACCTCACGTCGGATGCCGCACTCACGAGCCCCTTCGTCCGCTCTTTTCGCGTGCGCGAAGAACTTCCCTTCGACGTGAAGTCGCTCGCTAAGGCACTTCGCGCCCGCGACATCGGCACCCTGGAGATCAAAAAGCGCGGCGTCGACATCGACCCTGCAGTGCTTCGCACCAAGCTGAAGCTCTCGGGAGCGGCATCCGCAACTCTCATCGTGACCCGCGTTGGCGAACGCCGCCGCGCGTTGCTCGTTGACCGTGTCGACTGA
- the glmS gene encoding glutamine--fructose-6-phosphate transaminase (isomerizing), with the protein MCGIVGYVGPQQSQAILLAGLARLEYRGYDSAGIAVIDADGELGMRKRAGKLKVLRDDLLEEPMRNGTTGIGHTRWATHGRPTDENAHPHLADNDKLAVIHNGIIENFGALKAELVAEGFTFLSETDTEVAAVLLGRAYRTNGGDLVAAFRATAARLEGAFTLLAMHEDHPGLVVGARRNSPLVIGLGEGENFLGSDVAAFVEYTRKALAIGQDQIVAITPGGVVVTDFDGNEVEVEPFDVTWDAAAAEKGGWPSFMSKEVSEEPEAIANTLRGRINNGAVEIPELDGLDELFEGISRVVVIACGTAAYAGQVGKYAIEQWARIPVDVELAHEFRYRDPVIGPDTLVVSISQSGETMDTLMAVKFARERGARTLSICNTQGATIPRESDAVVYTHAGPEVAVASTKAFVAQIAALYLLALHVARVRGTMSAQAIAEQVGELEEVPAKIQRILDTESPRIAELAHWMADTRSVLFLGRHVGFPIALEGALKLKEISYIHAEGFAAGELKHGPIALIEPGQPVFVIVPSPRASALLHSKVVSTIEEIRARGARVIAIAEEGDAAVLPTADEVLRIPLAAPLIEPLLAVVPLHLFAMGLSTAKGLDVDQPRNLAKSVTVE; encoded by the coding sequence ATGTGCGGAATCGTTGGGTACGTGGGCCCTCAGCAGAGCCAGGCCATTCTTCTTGCAGGTCTTGCTCGCCTCGAATATCGCGGGTATGACTCCGCAGGCATCGCCGTTATCGATGCCGATGGTGAGCTCGGTATGCGTAAGCGCGCCGGCAAGCTCAAGGTGCTGCGTGATGACCTTCTCGAAGAACCCATGCGCAACGGCACGACAGGCATCGGTCACACTCGTTGGGCAACGCACGGTCGACCGACCGACGAGAACGCCCACCCTCACCTGGCTGACAACGACAAGCTCGCCGTCATCCACAACGGCATCATCGAGAATTTCGGTGCTCTCAAAGCCGAACTCGTCGCCGAGGGTTTCACCTTCTTGAGCGAAACCGACACCGAGGTGGCCGCGGTGCTGCTCGGGCGTGCCTACCGCACCAACGGTGGAGACCTGGTTGCCGCTTTTCGTGCCACTGCCGCGCGCCTCGAAGGAGCATTCACGCTCCTGGCCATGCACGAAGACCACCCCGGGCTGGTCGTCGGCGCTCGCCGTAACTCGCCGCTCGTCATCGGTCTCGGCGAGGGTGAGAACTTTCTCGGTTCCGACGTTGCGGCTTTCGTCGAGTACACCCGCAAAGCTTTGGCGATCGGTCAGGATCAGATCGTCGCAATCACGCCTGGCGGCGTCGTCGTGACCGACTTCGATGGCAACGAGGTTGAGGTTGAGCCTTTCGATGTGACCTGGGATGCCGCGGCCGCTGAGAAGGGCGGATGGCCCTCGTTCATGTCGAAAGAGGTGTCCGAAGAGCCCGAGGCCATCGCGAACACGCTTCGAGGACGCATCAACAATGGCGCCGTCGAGATCCCCGAACTCGACGGCCTCGACGAACTCTTCGAAGGCATCTCCCGCGTCGTCGTGATCGCCTGCGGCACCGCGGCCTACGCAGGCCAGGTGGGAAAGTATGCGATCGAGCAGTGGGCGCGCATTCCTGTCGATGTCGAGCTCGCCCACGAATTCCGCTACCGCGATCCCGTGATCGGGCCCGACACTCTCGTTGTGTCGATCAGCCAGTCGGGCGAGACGATGGACACGCTCATGGCGGTCAAATTCGCCCGCGAGCGCGGAGCTCGCACCCTCTCGATCTGCAACACTCAGGGCGCGACCATCCCGCGTGAATCGGATGCCGTCGTCTACACGCACGCGGGACCCGAAGTTGCCGTGGCATCCACAAAGGCCTTTGTCGCTCAGATCGCCGCCCTGTATTTGCTTGCGCTGCACGTGGCTCGCGTTCGCGGCACGATGTCGGCGCAGGCTATCGCCGAGCAGGTGGGCGAACTCGAAGAGGTACCCGCCAAGATTCAGCGGATTCTCGACACCGAATCGCCACGCATTGCGGAGCTGGCGCACTGGATGGCCGACACCCGCTCGGTGCTGTTCCTCGGCCGCCACGTTGGCTTCCCCATTGCACTCGAGGGCGCTCTCAAGCTCAAAGAGATCTCGTACATTCACGCGGAGGGCTTTGCCGCAGGTGAGCTCAAGCACGGTCCGATTGCGCTGATCGAGCCGGGCCAGCCCGTCTTCGTCATCGTGCCCTCGCCTCGCGCTTCCGCGCTGCTGCACTCCAAGGTGGTCTCAACCATTGAAGAGATCCGCGCGCGCGGTGCCCGAGTGATCGCGATCGCCGAAGAGGGCGACGCAGCGGTTTTGCCGACGGCCGACGAAGTGTTGCGAATCCCGCTGGCCGCGCCCCTGATCGAGCCGTTGCTCGCTGTGGTGCCGCTGCACCTGTTCGCGATGGGGCTTTCGACGGCGAAGGGTCTCGATGTCGACCAGCCGCGCAACCTGGCGAAGTCGGTAACCGTCGAATAG